The proteins below are encoded in one region of Rhododendron vialii isolate Sample 1 chromosome 7a, ASM3025357v1:
- the LOC131334880 gene encoding salt tolerance receptor-like cytoplasmic kinase 1 translates to MAEEKYKIEKFNGTNYGFWKMQMEDILYQKDLYHPISGTKPESIKQADWDILDRKALGTVRLSLAPSVASNIAKEKTCFLFLVCSSIVCVCLWAWTFESPTQNPIICDFRLAVQVGFPLLQGTPEYADTAFVGEPATTLSDIYSFGVLIMICIAEKEASRGKKHMMNMFAGQHIKYAYDYASTDKSKLKDLIDKRLSKTGLQKSQEDIVKLARNCTSTFPRNRPTMKAKIKGLFK, encoded by the exons ATGGctgaagaaaaatacaagatcgagaagttcaatggtaCAAACTATGGTTTCTGGAAGATGCAGATGGAGGATATTTTGTATCAGAAGGATCTATATCATCCGATCAGTGGCACAAAACCAGAAAGCATAAAGCAAGCAGATTGGGATATTTTGGATCGCAAAGCTTTGGGGACTGTGCGATTGAGCCTCGCGCCGTCGGTTGCGTCGAATATTGCCAAAGAAAAGacttgttttctgttcttggtttgttcttcgattgtgtgcgtTTGTTTGTGGGCTTGGacgttcgaatccccaacaCAAAATCCCATAATATGCGACTTTAGACTTGCTGTCCAAGTAGGGTTTCCACTTCTGCAGGGAACTCCGGAGTATGCAGATACAGCATTCGTTG GAGAGCCAGCAACGACTCTGTCCGACATATACAGCTTCGGTGTCCTTATAATGATATGTATAGCTGAAAAGGAGGCATCTAGAGGAAAGAAACATATGATGAACATGTTTGCGGGCCAACACATTAAGTATGCCTATGACTATGCCTCCACAGACAAATCAAAACTCAAAGATTTGATAGATAAAAGGTTATCAAAGACTGGGTTGCAAAAATCACAAGAAGATATAGTCAAGTTAGCACGCAACTGTACTTCAACCTTCCCAAGAAATCGCCCAACCATGAAAGCCAAGATAAAGGGCCTCTTCAAGTAG
- the LOC131334881 gene encoding uncharacterized protein LOC131334881 — MGSKKCWLVIWVTFFLSSVSRFFAQPTNNSSFDPDSLDDIFRCYAFDEVSRPRTGILYNVSLPANFSGMELSFVRLRTRKFWLNGANLSYFRIPSGNLPVPFVMRFYLVYQNLGNWSNVYYKVPNYTFIAPVVGLVLYNASHSSPIRLDVGVNRDPILVQFPWISFPEKKNVTLQCARFDANGSVELTEMTLPNACVARNAGHFTIVAPPSPPRLPPLPPPSPVKRKKDGIWKLWVLGFGLGILGMIMVALLGFLTYKIVKRSRMGKMERQSERNEALETTWIGRSKMPSATGIRTQPTIENEYVP, encoded by the coding sequence ATGGGGTCGAAGAAATGTTGGCTCGTCATTTGGGTGACGTTCTTTCTATCTTCTGTATCAAGATTTTTCGCTCAACCCACGAACAACAGCAGCTTTGATCCTGATTCTTTAGATGATATCTTTCGCTGCTACGCGTTCGATGAAGTGTCGAGGCCTCGTACAGGTATTCTTTATAACGTTTCTCTGCCGGCTAATTTTTCCGGGATGGAACTTTCGTTTGTTCGACTTAGGACTAGGAAGTTTTGGCTGAACGGAGCCAATTTGAGCTATTTTCGCATTCCGTCAGGCAATTTGCCGGTGCCTTTTGTCATGAGATTTTATTTGGTGTACCAAAATTTAGGCAATTGGTCAAATGTTTATTATAAGGTGCCAAACTATACATTCATCGCCCCTGTTGTTGGCCTCGTGCTGTACAATGCTTCACATTCAAGCCCAATCAGGCTTGATGTCGGTGTCAATAGGGACCCCATTTTGGTCCAATTTCCGTGGATTTCTTTTCCGGAGAAAAAGAATGTCACATTGCAATGTGCTAGATTCGACGCGAATGGATCAGTTGAATTGACCGAAATGACGTTGCCGAACGCGTGTGTTGCTAGGAACGCCGGGCATTTTACGATTGTGGCGCCACCATCGCCACCGCGGCTGCCGCCGCTGCCGCCACCTTCACCGGTTAAGAGGAAGAAAGATGGGATTTGGAAGTTGTGGGTGTTGGGATTTGGATTGGGGATTTTGGGGATGATTATGGTGGCATTGTTGGGTTTTTTGACGTATAAGATTGTGAAGAGGAGTAGAATGGGGAAGATGGAGAGACAGTCGGAAAGAAACGAGGCTTTGGAAACGACATGGATTGGGAGGAGTAAAATGCCTTCAGCAACAGGGATTAGAACTCAACCAACCATTGAGAATGAATATGTTCCTTAG
- the LOC131334611 gene encoding protein CURVATURE THYLAKOID 1A, chloroplastic, whose translation MATTASTSMAATAVFMPCRLPTSAVTPRCSALPNLPPPRVSTTPSFSASLKQISEPRRISLFQVKASSSEESSPPVDAGEIFSDLKEKWDAVENKSTVILYGGGAIVAVWLSSIVVGAVNSVPLLPKILELVGLGYTGWFVYRYLLFKQSRKELATDIEALKKKIAGTE comes from the exons ATGGCAACGACAGCATCCACATCCATGGCGGCCACCGCCGTCTTCATGCCCTGTCGGTTACCCACCTCCGCCGTCACTCCCCGCTGCTCCGCCTTACCCAACCTTCCGCCACCGCGCGTTTCCACCACCCCATCGTTTTCCGCTTCCTTGAAACAAATCTCGG AACCCCGGAGGATTTCTCTATTTCAAGTCAAAGCctcttcatcagaagagtcGTCCCCTCCTGTTGATGCTGGAGAGATATTCAGTGATCTAAAGGAAAAG TGGGATGCAGTAGAGAACAAATCTACAGTAATTCTCTACGGGGGTGGGGCTATAGTTGCAGTTTGGCTATCCTCAATTGTTGTTGGAGCCGTCAACTCAGTCCCTTTG CTTCCAAAGATCCTGGAGTTGGTAGGACTTGGATATACCGGATGGTTTGTTTATCGATATCTTCTGTTCAAG caaagtAGAAAAGAACTGGCTACAGACATCGAAGccttgaagaagaagattgcTGGAACCGAATAG
- the LOC131334610 gene encoding uncharacterized protein LOC131334610: protein MMRVIDIRRLKPSSVEFLTHQLIQKCSVSGTAKGKSKLKTAAPLKRSKVTTKKGKSPEDASEKGEGRRFNQFEEMVDNCLNATSPVRHLKPKEREREAEREKMGLMSKTRAKEIETMKKKKSESDTGAGVVMGPPGLDLITLGLVDADKLMKYELTVEDGRRLAKEYSRVLMRRHRARQAAESNLLRLKKEAIEALPERLKEAALVPDLTPFPVNRFMATLTPPIEGYIEKVNEAAKKSTGKEKLR from the coding sequence ATGATGCGAGTAATCGACATCAGGAGACTGAAGCCTTCATCCGTCGAGTTCTTGACCCATCAACTAATCCAGAAATGCTCAGTCAGCGGAACTGCAAAAGGCAAATCGAAGCTCAAAACGGCAGCGCCACTGAAGCGGTCGAAGGTCACAACCAAAAAGGGAAAATCACCCGAAGACGCTTCGGAAAAGGGCGAAGGCAGGCGGTTCAACCAGTTCGAAGAAATGGTCGATAACTGCCTGAACGCCACGTCGCCGGTCCGGCATTTGAAGCCCAAAGAACGAGAACGTGAAGCCGAGCGGGAGAAAATGGGACTGATGAGCAAAACTAGGGCAAAAGAAATCGAAAcgatgaaaaagaagaagtcggAGTCGGATACGGGTGCGGGTGTGGTTATGGGCCCACCGGGTTTGGATCTGATCACGTTGGGGTTAGTTGACGCGGATAAGCTTATGAAGTATGAGCTGACGGTGGAGGACGGGCGGCGGCTGGCGAAGGAgtattctagggttttgatgaGGAGGCACAGGGCGAGGCAGGCGGCTGAGTCGAATCTGTTGAGGTTGAAGAAGGAGGCGATCGAGGCATTGCCGGAGAGGTTGAAGGAAGCGGCTTTGGTGCCGGATTTGACGCCGTTTCCAGTGAATCGGTTTATGGCGACATTGACGCCGCCTATTGAAGGGTATATTGAGAAGGTTAATGAGGCAGCGAAGAAGAGCACGGGGAAGGAGAAGCTCCGGTGA
- the LOC131334612 gene encoding eukaryotic translation initiation factor 1A: MPKNKGKGGKNRKRGKNEADDEKRELVFKEDGQEYAQVLRMLGNGRCEATCIDGTKRLCHIRGKMHKKVWIAAGDIILVGLRDYQDDKADVILKYMPDEARLLKAYGELPENTRLNEGIAGGLDEEEDGAGDDYIEFEDEDIDKI; this comes from the coding sequence ATGCCGAAGAACAAGGGAAAGGGAGGCAAGAACCGCAAGCGAGGCAAGAACGAAGCCGACGACGAGAAGCGCGAGCTCGTCTTCAAGGAAGACGGCCAGGAGTACGCCCAGGTACTCCGCATGCTCGGAAACGGCCGCTGCGAGGCCACGTGCATCGACGGCACGAAGCGCCTGTGCCACATCAGGGGGAAGATGCACAAGAAGGTCTGGATCGCCGCCGGCGACATCATCCTCGTCGGCCTGAGGGATTACCAGGACGATAAGGCTGACGTCATCCTCAAGTACATGCCCGACGAGGCCAGGCTCTTGAAGGCGTACGGCGAGTTGCCAGAGAACACGAGGCTGAACGAGGGGATTGCTGGTGGGCTCGATGAGGAGGAGGACGGCGCTGGCGATGATTATATTGAGTTCGAGGATGAGGATATTGAtaagatctag
- the LOC131334609 gene encoding BTB/POZ domain-containing protein POB1-like isoform X1 produces the protein MKDKNLDLFDPRSVMDSDYSPNASGRDADFAFAFNDSNFSDRLLRIEIMADAPSDGADGCQSLADWARHRKRRREDTKKPVDAAGCAEEQILNCNLADVDDAGFENEDEEPVAMNEESPSGDEAANSNDSNWSMDCSTVLRVKTLHISSPILAAKSPFFYKLFSNGMRESEQRHVTLRINASEEAALMELLNFMYSNTLSATSAPALLDVLMAADKFEVASCMRHCSRLLRNLPMTPESALLYLELPSSVLMADAVQPLTDAAKQFLAARYKDITKFQEEVMSLPLAGIEAILASDDLQVASEDAVYDLVLKWARAQYPKLEERKEILGSRLGRYIRFPYMTCRKLKKVLTCNDFDHDLASKVVLESLFFKAEAPHRQRALAAEESATSSRRFVERAYKYRPIKVIEFEMPRHQCVVYLDLKREECANLFPNGRVYSQAFHLGGQGFFLSAHCNMDQQNASNCFGLFLGMQEKGSVTFAVDYEFSARSKPTEEYISKYKGNYTFTGGKAVGYRNLFAISWTSFMAEDSLYFINGILHLRAELTIRN, from the exons atgaaagatAAGAATTTGGATCTGTTCGATCCGAGGTCGGTCATGGACTCGGACTACTCCCCCAACGCCTCCGGCCGCGACGCCGACTTCGCCTTCGCGTTCAACGACAGCAATTTCTCCGACCGTCTGCTCCGGATCGAGATCATGGCCGACGCTCCCTCCGACGGCGCCGACGGCTGTCAGAGCCTTGCCGATTGGGCCCGCCATcggaagaggaggagagaagaTACCAAGAAAC CTGTTGATGCTGCTGGATGCGCTGAGGAGCAGATTCTGAATTGTAACCTGGCTGACGTTGATGATGCAGGGTTTGAAAATGAAGATGAGGAACCTGTTGCAATGAATGAAGAATCACCTTCAG GCGATGAAGCTGCAAATAGCAATGACTCAAACTGGAGCATGGATTGTTCTACAGTTCTGAGAGTTAAAACTTTACACATCAGTTCTCCAATTTTAGCAGCAAAAAGTCCGTTTTTCTACAAG CTCTTCTCAAATGGGATGAGGGAGTCAGAGCAGCGACACGTCACCTTACGAATCAATGCCTCTG AGGAAGCTGCGCTCATGGAGCTCCTGAATTTCATGTATAGCAATACCTTATCTGCAACTTCTGCTCCCGCTTTGCTTGATGTGTTGATGGCTGCTGACAAGTTTGAGGTTGCTTCATGCATGCGGCATTGCAGCCGATTATTACGGAATTTGCCCATGACACCAGAGTCTGCGTTGCTATATCTGGAACTTCCTTCCAGTGTCTTAATGGCTGATGCAGTTCAGCCCTTGACAGATGCAGCAAAGCAGTTCCTTGCTGCTCGTTATAAAGACATTACTAA GTTCCAAGAAGAGGTAATGAGCTTACCCCTTGCCGGTATCGAAGCTATATTGGCAAGTGATGATCTCCAGGTCGCATCAGAAGATGCAGTATACGACCTTGTGTTGAAGTGGGCGAGGGCCCAGTACCCAAAACTGGAGGAGCGGAAGGAAATCTTGGGTTCGCGTCTTGGTCGCTACATCCGCTTTCCTTACATGACCTGCCGCAAGCTCAAGAAGGTTTTAACCTGCAACGACTTTGATCATGATCTCGCATCCAAGGTCGTGCTAGAGTCTCTGTTTTTCAAAGCTGAGGCCCCACACCGACAACGGGCCCTTGCCGCGGAGGAGTCTGCTACCTCAAGCCGACGCTTTGTGGAACGGGCCTACAAGTACCGGCCCATTAAGGTGATCGAGTTTGAAATGCCACGTCACCAGTGTGTGGTTTACCTTGATTTAAAGCGTGAGGAATGCGCCAATTTGTTCCCAAACGGGAGAGTCTATTCTCAGGCTTTTCACTTAGGTGGCCAAGGTTTCTTCTTATCAGCGCATTGCAACATGGATCAGCAGAACGCGTCCAATTGTTTCGGGCTGTTTCTTGGAATGCAAGAAAAAGGGTCAGTCACTTTTGCTGTCGACTATGAGTTTTCGGCTAGATCGAAGCCAACGGAGGAGTACATTAGCAAGTACAAGGGAAATTACACTTTCACCGGCGGAAAGGCAGTCGGTTATCGTAACTTATTTGCTATATCATGGACTTCTTTCATGGCCGAGGATAGTCTGTACTTCATCAATGGCATCCTCCATCTCAGGGCTGAGCTTACAATCAGGAACTGA
- the LOC131334609 gene encoding BTB/POZ domain-containing protein POB1-like isoform X2, which produces MVQKVLANACWVKGDEAANSNDSNWSMDCSTVLRVKTLHISSPILAAKSPFFYKLFSNGMRESEQRHVTLRINASEEAALMELLNFMYSNTLSATSAPALLDVLMAADKFEVASCMRHCSRLLRNLPMTPESALLYLELPSSVLMADAVQPLTDAAKQFLAARYKDITKFQEEVMSLPLAGIEAILASDDLQVASEDAVYDLVLKWARAQYPKLEERKEILGSRLGRYIRFPYMTCRKLKKVLTCNDFDHDLASKVVLESLFFKAEAPHRQRALAAEESATSSRRFVERAYKYRPIKVIEFEMPRHQCVVYLDLKREECANLFPNGRVYSQAFHLGGQGFFLSAHCNMDQQNASNCFGLFLGMQEKGSVTFAVDYEFSARSKPTEEYISKYKGNYTFTGGKAVGYRNLFAISWTSFMAEDSLYFINGILHLRAELTIRN; this is translated from the exons ATGGTCCAGAAAGTACTAGCCAATGCCTGCTGGGTGAAAG GCGATGAAGCTGCAAATAGCAATGACTCAAACTGGAGCATGGATTGTTCTACAGTTCTGAGAGTTAAAACTTTACACATCAGTTCTCCAATTTTAGCAGCAAAAAGTCCGTTTTTCTACAAG CTCTTCTCAAATGGGATGAGGGAGTCAGAGCAGCGACACGTCACCTTACGAATCAATGCCTCTG AGGAAGCTGCGCTCATGGAGCTCCTGAATTTCATGTATAGCAATACCTTATCTGCAACTTCTGCTCCCGCTTTGCTTGATGTGTTGATGGCTGCTGACAAGTTTGAGGTTGCTTCATGCATGCGGCATTGCAGCCGATTATTACGGAATTTGCCCATGACACCAGAGTCTGCGTTGCTATATCTGGAACTTCCTTCCAGTGTCTTAATGGCTGATGCAGTTCAGCCCTTGACAGATGCAGCAAAGCAGTTCCTTGCTGCTCGTTATAAAGACATTACTAA GTTCCAAGAAGAGGTAATGAGCTTACCCCTTGCCGGTATCGAAGCTATATTGGCAAGTGATGATCTCCAGGTCGCATCAGAAGATGCAGTATACGACCTTGTGTTGAAGTGGGCGAGGGCCCAGTACCCAAAACTGGAGGAGCGGAAGGAAATCTTGGGTTCGCGTCTTGGTCGCTACATCCGCTTTCCTTACATGACCTGCCGCAAGCTCAAGAAGGTTTTAACCTGCAACGACTTTGATCATGATCTCGCATCCAAGGTCGTGCTAGAGTCTCTGTTTTTCAAAGCTGAGGCCCCACACCGACAACGGGCCCTTGCCGCGGAGGAGTCTGCTACCTCAAGCCGACGCTTTGTGGAACGGGCCTACAAGTACCGGCCCATTAAGGTGATCGAGTTTGAAATGCCACGTCACCAGTGTGTGGTTTACCTTGATTTAAAGCGTGAGGAATGCGCCAATTTGTTCCCAAACGGGAGAGTCTATTCTCAGGCTTTTCACTTAGGTGGCCAAGGTTTCTTCTTATCAGCGCATTGCAACATGGATCAGCAGAACGCGTCCAATTGTTTCGGGCTGTTTCTTGGAATGCAAGAAAAAGGGTCAGTCACTTTTGCTGTCGACTATGAGTTTTCGGCTAGATCGAAGCCAACGGAGGAGTACATTAGCAAGTACAAGGGAAATTACACTTTCACCGGCGGAAAGGCAGTCGGTTATCGTAACTTATTTGCTATATCATGGACTTCTTTCATGGCCGAGGATAGTCTGTACTTCATCAATGGCATCCTCCATCTCAGGGCTGAGCTTACAATCAGGAACTGA